CCTGATCATTTCCGAACTCTTCAGCGATCTCTTTCGCTTCCTGAAATGCCTCTAAAGCATTATTTGCAGATTCTAAACTTCGTTCGTTCTGATATCCTCGATATGCATTTGATGCTCTGCTTGAAGCAACCCGTGGAATTCTTTCCACAATCAATTCGGTGATATCATTTAAATCATTCTCCTGAGCGATTTCAAGGGCATCTCTATACAGATCGATAGAATTGTCAAAGTCACCTGATCCGGCTAACTCCTGTGCTTGATTATATAGATCAATGGCCTCATTTCGGGCGTCTTGAGCATGTGATTGTTCAACTGCAAACAGCGTCAATGAAAATGCAGCAAACAGTAGTACTATGGATTTCAATGATTTCATGGATTTCTGATTGATTATGATTCTGTCCGATTAAACGGGCTTAACTTAATGAAATTTTGTAAACAAAATTACTAAAGCTTAGTATTTTAAACATCTTTCATAAAAAAAAGTTTCTTAGTAAGTAAAATTAGGTTCCGGCTTCTCTTTTTTATAGAAATCGCACACGTGTTTTACCGCGTCTTCATAGTCATCCGTTAAATAAAAAAGGTCCAAATCTTCTTCGTTGATTAAGCCATCAAGTATAAGGTGATTTTTAATCCAGTCAACCAACCCACCCCAGTACTCAGTTCCCACCAACACAATCGGGATCTTTTTAATTTTTTCTGTTTGAATAAGAGTCAGAGTTTCAAATAGCTCATCCAATGTTCCAAAGCCACCGGGAAAAACGATAAATGCCTGTGCATATTTCACAAACATCACTTTCCTTACAAAGAAATACTTAAAATTGATCTCATATTTAGAGTGCACAAAATCATTTACACCTTGTTCAAAAGGTAATTCAATGCCGAGTCCGACTGACTTTCCATTTTTATTATGTGCTCCTCGATTAGCCGCTTCCATTATTCCGGGTCCGCCACCGGTAATGATACCAAACCCACTTTCGGTAATTAATTCAGCGGTTTTAATCGCCATTTCATAATATTTACTTCCGGGCTTTAATCGTGCAGATCCGTAAACAGATATACAAGGCCCTACTCTGAAGAGCTTATCATATCCATCAACAAACTCTCCCATAATTTTAAAGATGCTCCAGAGGTCCTTATTACTGTCACCCTCAAAATGTTCTTTCTGTTGAGTAAATTTAAAAAATTTTGATGCTTCCATTGTCTTACTCTATCGATTGTAAAGTGTTATTCTTAATGATACACCGGGACTTCGATCTGCTATCATAGCCGGTTGTATAACCGTTTTGGCTGAAAGGTCATCCGACACATCAAAACTTCTCATATGTGCAAAAACATAGGCATCTAAAACATTCAACCCGTACGCCAATCCCATTACTACAAACATAAAATCTCTTTGATTTCTCAGACTGTTTCTGTTTGATTGTAATTGATTTGCGTTGATACCTTCCAGATACCCCGGTGTTGGACCAAATCGCAGGTCATCATTATCCGGAAAACTATTGTAGTAAGCTGCTCTATAATCCTGATATTGCCCATTCAGGTGAATAGTATAGTAACCAACGCCTGCGAACAAACCGTAAATAATCGGCACTTTCCAAATTTGCCGG
This is a stretch of genomic DNA from Rhodohalobacter barkolensis. It encodes these proteins:
- a CDS encoding TIGR00730 family Rossman fold protein gives rise to the protein MEASKFFKFTQQKEHFEGDSNKDLWSIFKIMGEFVDGYDKLFRVGPCISVYGSARLKPGSKYYEMAIKTAELITESGFGIITGGGPGIMEAANRGAHNKNGKSVGLGIELPFEQGVNDFVHSKYEINFKYFFVRKVMFVKYAQAFIVFPGGFGTLDELFETLTLIQTEKIKKIPIVLVGTEYWGGLVDWIKNHLILDGLINEEDLDLFYLTDDYEDAVKHVCDFYKKEKPEPNFTY
- a CDS encoding DUF5683 domain-containing protein, whose amino-acid sequence is MKWVNLILILFLFSIQDLYAQQNPEFLNSNYFLLESRINSEYSAEHAYRDTTDDGEFPNPKSVMFKSMMIPGWGQIVNRQIWKVPIIYGLFAGVGYYTIHLNGQYQDYRAAYYNSFPDNDDLRFGPTPGYLEGINANQLQSNRNSLRNQRDFMFVVMGLAYGLNVLDAYVFAHMRSFDVSDDLSAKTVIQPAMIADRSPGVSLRITLYNR